From the Populus nigra chromosome 13, ddPopNigr1.1, whole genome shotgun sequence genome, the window ACACCAGAAGCCTGTTTAATGCACAAGAAATTAGTAGAAAGATTCAagtatattttatgttaatcttACTTTCATAATTTGATGAAAAGAAAGAGTATAGAGGCAGTAGATTTGACGTACCTGGCCAGGGCAATTCTTGTTGCCGGGGCAATAGTTTTGGTCTATCAAAATGGGATTTTTGACGTTATTCATGACTACATGTTGGAAAAGAATATTTGTAGCAAAACCATTGCTAGGCCTTCCCCAAGTCTTAATTCTCAGTCCATTTTCGGTACCCGTAAATGTAGTGGTTTTGACTGTAACATCTCGCACACCAGCCTCTTGGGAGTCCTTGCCCAAACTTCCAATGCTACATCGACCATGCATTCacacgttatttttttttcagttcccACAATAAGCAACAAATTAGACATCATGTGCTCATGATAATTGATATGAATGTATAGCTGATGACTACTGGActgatattttcttaattacctGATTCCATGGCCTGGTCCACATGCTACATTTTCAATCCACAAATTAGACGTGCCGGGGCCGATAGATACACAATCGTCACCCGTTCCAATCCTAGAATTCAAGATGGTGACAGCGGTTGATAATTGAACGTGAATGCCATCCGTGTTAGGGCTGTTTCCGTCAGCAGAGACTTTGACTCCTTGCAATTTGACGTTTTGGCAGCCATTGATGACAATATGGAACATTTGGCTATTTAATGATGCCAATCCGGTGATTgcaatgttttttgaattggaaaATTCAAGTGACTGcacaataaaaagatttaagacTTTAAGAATAGATTGTGTATTTAACTTTAGTCCAGAGACCAAAATTGTAAGATAATTatgtcatgcatgcatgtgATTAGCATAGTACCGTTGCGCCCCTGGGGCAATTACCCTTGCCGGAGTTCTTGCAAGACCACAGTCCAGCACCTTGACCGTCAAGAGTCCCTCCAGATAGAGTAACCCCATTAACATGCTCAAAGATTAGCCAGTTTTGTGCACTACCAAGGACCCCATAATTTGATGGAGCGACTAGGGTACCATCTATACGTACCAAGATAGCATTATTCTTGCAAGGACCCTGAAACTTCACTTGACGTAGAGAGAAACTCCCTTTAGGAACTGAG encodes:
- the LOC133670640 gene encoding polygalacturonase-like — its product is MASLPLPMSPLLLTLLSIIFLASPSAKAAQFSVLSYGAKHDGKTDSTKAFAAAWSQACASTGPATISVPKGSFSLRQVKFQGPCKNNAILVRIDGTLVAPSNYGVLGSAQNWLIFEHVNGVTLSGGTLDGQGAGLWSCKNSGKGNCPRGATSLEFSNSKNIAITGLASLNSQMFHIVINGCQNVKLQGVKVSADGNSPNTDGIHVQLSTAVTILNSRIGTGDDCVSIGPGTSNLWIENVACGPGHGISIGSLGKDSQEAGVRDVTVKTTTFTGTENGLRIKTWGRPSNGFATNILFQHVVMNNVKNPILIDQNYCPGNKNCPGQASGVKISDVTYQDIHGTSATELAVKFDCSRKYPCTGIKLEDVKLTYDNKPAEASCSNAGGVASGMVQPTSCL